A window from Mesotoga infera encodes these proteins:
- a CDS encoding L-threonylcarbamoyladenylate synthase, with protein GPVTLIFEKSKEIPDSVTAGLKSVAVRFPSHRVAQELIRLSGVPIAAPSANLSGRPSPTMEEHVIEDMDERASCTILSGSTVFGLESTIIDLSRGRPSLLRPGPVDPDQLKGVLPDLLVPDFVSGRKEYLGDPMSPGLKYRHYSPDIPLILVEGETGMVVAKVGIVAGRKKSLVLCSEEMKDYYPVQVKKVVLGSRDNLLEVASNLFKELRNKENMEYSQIIAEPFPETGVGLAIMNRLRKAAWKIERT; from the coding sequence GGGCCAGTGACGTTGATCTTCGAAAAAAGCAAGGAAATACCTGACTCCGTTACTGCGGGGCTGAAGAGTGTGGCCGTCAGATTTCCTTCCCACCGGGTGGCCCAAGAACTGATACGACTCTCGGGTGTTCCTATCGCAGCGCCCAGTGCAAACCTCTCAGGCAGACCAAGCCCCACAATGGAAGAACACGTGATCGAAGACATGGACGAAAGAGCTAGCTGCACAATCCTTTCGGGTTCGACGGTTTTCGGACTGGAATCTACGATTATTGATCTCTCAAGAGGAAGACCCTCCCTATTGAGACCGGGCCCTGTCGACCCGGATCAACTGAAGGGAGTCCTTCCAGATCTTCTTGTTCCGGATTTTGTTTCGGGAAGAAAAGAGTATCTTGGTGATCCAATGTCGCCGGGTTTGAAATACAGACATTATTCTCCAGACATTCCATTAATACTCGTCGAAGGAGAGACCGGAATGGTTGTCGCAAAGGTGGGAATAGTGGCTGGAAGAAAGAAGTCTCTCGTTCTTTGTTCTGAAGAAATGAAGGACTATTATCCCGTTCAGGTCAAGAAGGTCGTTCTCGGTTCGAGAGACAACCTCCTTGAGGTTGCCTCGAACCTCTTCAAAGAACTGAGAAATAAAGAGAACATGGAATACTCTCAGATCATTGCCGAGCCTTTCCCTGAAACAGGTGTGGGACTTGCAATCATGAACAGGCTGAGGAAGGCGGCTTGGAAAATTGAAAGGACTTAG